One region of Vescimonas fastidiosa genomic DNA includes:
- a CDS encoding DUF1015 domain-containing protein, producing MNKKFEKLGFYPADILMPKDCDMTKWAVVACDQFTSEPEYWEAVEKQVGDAPSTLRLILPEANLKAPNVDELIEDINASMKKYLADGVFKTLSDSLIYVEREQSDGKIRHGLVGMVDLDAYDFTPGSGALIRATEATVQDRIPPRARVRRNAPIELPHVMLLIDNPEKTVIEPLTAAADSMEVVYDFDLMQNGGHIKGYKLSDAQISAVADALTGLCSDEAQMAKYNLSGAAPLLFAVGDGNHSLATAKACYEEQKKGKTPEEYLALPARYALVEVVNNHDDALQFEPIHRVLFGVKPEHLMAELKKFYPDCYEGQGEGHVFAYNYADKSGFITIPHPEKQLCVASVQTFLDKYLKEFGGEVDYIHGDEVVDELGSKPGNFGIKLPAMGKEQLFKTVMADGVLPRKTFSMGHAQDKRYYIEARKIVK from the coding sequence ATGAACAAGAAGTTTGAAAAGCTTGGCTTCTATCCTGCCGACATTCTTATGCCGAAGGATTGCGACATGACCAAGTGGGCTGTGGTGGCCTGCGACCAATTCACTTCCGAGCCGGAGTACTGGGAAGCGGTGGAAAAGCAGGTGGGTGACGCCCCTTCCACCCTGCGCCTGATCCTGCCTGAGGCAAATTTGAAGGCTCCCAATGTAGACGAGCTCATCGAGGATATCAACGCCTCTATGAAGAAGTATCTCGCTGACGGCGTGTTCAAGACCCTGTCCGACTCCCTGATCTATGTTGAGCGCGAGCAGTCCGACGGCAAGATCCGCCACGGCCTGGTGGGCATGGTAGACTTGGACGCTTACGACTTCACCCCCGGCTCCGGCGCCCTGATCCGCGCCACTGAGGCCACCGTTCAGGACCGTATTCCTCCCCGGGCCCGCGTGCGCCGCAACGCTCCCATTGAGTTGCCCCATGTGATGCTGCTCATCGACAACCCCGAAAAGACCGTCATTGAGCCTCTTACCGCTGCTGCTGACAGCATGGAGGTGGTCTATGACTTCGATCTGATGCAAAACGGCGGACATATCAAGGGCTATAAGCTCTCCGATGCGCAGATCAGCGCCGTGGCCGACGCCCTCACCGGTCTGTGCTCTGACGAGGCCCAGATGGCCAAGTACAACCTCTCCGGTGCGGCACCTTTGCTGTTCGCCGTGGGCGATGGCAACCATTCTCTGGCTACCGCTAAGGCCTGCTATGAGGAGCAGAAGAAGGGCAAGACCCCCGAGGAGTACCTGGCTCTGCCCGCTCGCTACGCTCTGGTGGAGGTGGTGAACAACCATGATGACGCCCTGCAGTTTGAGCCCATCCACCGGGTGCTTTTTGGTGTGAAGCCCGAGCATCTTATGGCCGAGCTGAAGAAGTTCTATCCTGACTGCTATGAGGGACAGGGCGAGGGCCATGTGTTTGCCTACAACTATGCGGACAAGTCCGGCTTTATCACCATTCCCCATCCCGAAAAGCAGCTGTGTGTTGCCTCTGTGCAGACTTTCCTGGACAAGTATCTCAAGGAGTTTGGCGGCGAGGTGGACTATATCCACGGCGACGAGGTGGTGGATGAGCTGGGCAGCAAGCCCGGCAACTTCGGTATCAAGCTGCCTGCCATGGGTAAGGAACAGCTCTTTAAGACCGTTATGGCCGACGGTGTGCTGCCCCGCAAGACCTTCTCTATGGGGCACGCCCAGGATAAGCGCTACTATATCGAGGCTCGCAAAATCGTAAAATAA
- the ispE gene encoding 4-(cytidine 5'-diphospho)-2-C-methyl-D-erythritol kinase has translation MKLTELAPAKLNLTLEVGEKRSDGYHEVQSVMSCAALYDEVTLESGTSGEISMTCDCPGLPLDDTNLCLRAAKLFFKKTGIPCDGLHIELSKRIPMQSGLGGGSADAAAVLRGLRKLYRPEMMIKDLERMAAELGSDVPFCVRSVTAMVRGRGEQLLKLPKLPLCWFVICKPEFSFSTAEMYAKLDEKELVSSIDTLGLIKALEYQDMQEISDRLGNCFEGVLEASSEIFAIKNRLLALGARNACMSGSGSAVYGLFTREDKAKAAAAELQKIYPQTWFAESV, from the coding sequence ATGAAACTGACGGAATTGGCCCCTGCCAAGCTGAATCTTACGCTGGAGGTAGGCGAAAAGCGCAGCGACGGATACCATGAGGTGCAGTCGGTGATGTCCTGCGCAGCCCTGTATGATGAGGTGACCCTGGAGAGCGGCACAAGCGGCGAGATCTCCATGACCTGCGATTGCCCGGGCCTGCCCTTGGACGACACAAATCTTTGTCTCCGGGCGGCAAAGCTGTTCTTCAAAAAGACAGGTATACCCTGCGATGGTCTGCATATTGAGCTTTCCAAGCGTATTCCCATGCAGTCGGGTCTGGGCGGCGGCAGTGCCGATGCGGCGGCAGTTCTGCGAGGCCTGCGCAAGCTCTATCGCCCGGAGATGATGATAAAGGACCTAGAGCGTATGGCCGCGGAGCTGGGCAGCGATGTGCCCTTCTGTGTGCGCAGCGTAACGGCTATGGTCCGGGGTAGGGGGGAGCAGCTTCTGAAGCTGCCTAAGCTGCCCTTATGCTGGTTCGTTATCTGCAAGCCGGAGTTTTCCTTCTCCACGGCGGAGATGTATGCCAAGCTGGATGAAAAAGAGCTGGTTTCTTCCATTGACACCCTGGGCCTGATTAAGGCACTGGAGTATCAGGATATGCAGGAAATCAGCGATCGTCTGGGTAACTGCTTTGAAGGGGTTTTAGAGGCGAGCAGCGAGATTTTTGCTATCAAAAATAGGCTGCTGGCGCTGGGCGCCCGAAATGCCTGCATGAGCGGCTCCGGCTCGGCGGTCTACGGCTTGTTCACCCGGGAGGACAAAGCCAAGGCTGCGGCGGCAGAGCTGCAAAAGATCTATCCCCAAACCTGGTTTGCCGAAAGCGTTTAA
- the spoIIR gene encoding stage II sporulation protein R: protein MGKKQNKSKWNALECALLIMLAVCLLMGAAALGRQDRLQQKMIRLHVVANSDSQRDQALKLQVRDKVLAFTENTMRTAADRQEANRTLRAALPTIQAMAEETLRENGCADRVETRLEPVEFPLKTYSGFRLPAGEYLALRVLIGEAEGQNWWCVVYPPLCMTAAANVRETGIACGMEREDLDFMQEEGEEYQVKFRCVELWEQLRQWLHK from the coding sequence ATGGGTAAAAAACAAAACAAAAGCAAGTGGAACGCACTGGAGTGCGCCCTGCTTATCATGCTGGCAGTATGCCTGCTGATGGGCGCAGCGGCTTTGGGTAGACAGGACCGACTTCAGCAAAAAATGATTCGCCTTCATGTGGTGGCAAACTCAGACAGCCAACGAGACCAGGCGCTGAAGCTGCAAGTGCGCGACAAGGTACTTGCCTTTACAGAGAATACCATGCGCACTGCTGCGGACAGACAGGAGGCCAACCGCACCCTTCGAGCGGCCCTGCCCACTATTCAGGCCATGGCGGAGGAGACCCTGCGGGAAAATGGCTGCGCTGACAGAGTGGAGACCCGCCTGGAGCCGGTTGAGTTCCCACTGAAAACCTACAGCGGTTTCCGCTTACCGGCAGGGGAATACCTGGCGCTGCGCGTACTGATCGGTGAGGCAGAGGGGCAGAACTGGTGGTGCGTAGTCTATCCGCCCCTGTGTATGACAGCAGCCGCGAATGTCCGGGAGACGGGTATAGCCTGCGGTATGGAGAGGGAGGATCTTGATTTCATGCAAGAGGAGGGGGAGGAATACCAGGTGAAGTTCCGCTGCGTGGAGCTGTGGGAGCAATTGCGCCAGTGGCTGCATAAGTAA
- a CDS encoding nucleoside-diphosphate sugar epimerase/dehydratase, which produces MKLSKRKIELMLVDIAIIICVYYMTALVGILRLHSIVLNGELNLIRLTALVIMLMTGRILCGVYRNVWRYANIETYLTIMVSDFISNLILMLIGRVWFAVNLGIGVHMIVAMAILLVTLLSRYCYQLLYAYRCKNADKTIEGNSINQIYKAEVAIVGAGNVGATLADEFFRNPRSRYVPVCFIDTDPEKIGQTVNGVPIYSEDDSTANLLKRMKVQEIIIALPDLTVERKQRLYERYRRTGCSVKIYDYPSGTEEKSTAKRTLRDFRIEDLLFRDPIEVENPETKAFYAGKTVLVTGGGGSIGSELCRQIAALQPKKLVILDIYENNAYDVQQELIRKYGDKLNLEVIIASVRDVERLEHIFRDLRPEIVFHAAAHKHVPLMEHSGVEALKNNVLGTYNVAEMSEKYGVEKFLLISTDKAVNPTNVMGASKRLCEMVIQCRENSKTEFTAVRFGNVLGSNGSVIPLFKRQIEAGGPVTLTDKRIIRYFMTIPEAVQLVMVTCAMAHNGELFVLDMGKPVKILDLAENMIRLSGFTPYKDIDIVEIGLRPGEKLYEELLMKTEELDKTSNDMIFIERDKGLPREEVERKLDLVRQAIETEEQSAVLEVIRKTVPTYHDPAEINGKADQARETAAANE; this is translated from the coding sequence ATGAAATTAAGTAAACGGAAAATTGAGCTGATGCTGGTAGACATTGCCATCATCATCTGTGTGTACTATATGACTGCGTTGGTCGGCATTTTGCGCCTGCATTCCATCGTCCTTAACGGGGAGCTGAACCTCATCCGTTTGACTGCCCTGGTGATTATGCTGATGACCGGGCGAATCCTCTGCGGTGTGTACCGAAATGTTTGGCGCTACGCCAATATCGAGACTTATTTGACCATTATGGTTTCGGATTTTATATCCAATTTGATTCTGATGCTCATCGGTCGGGTGTGGTTTGCGGTGAATCTAGGCATTGGCGTGCACATGATCGTGGCCATGGCTATTTTACTGGTGACACTGCTGTCCAGGTACTGCTATCAGCTCCTCTACGCCTACCGCTGCAAAAACGCAGATAAGACCATCGAGGGTAACTCCATAAACCAAATTTATAAAGCGGAAGTGGCCATCGTAGGCGCAGGGAATGTAGGCGCCACCCTGGCAGATGAATTTTTCCGCAACCCCCGATCTCGCTATGTGCCGGTGTGCTTCATTGATACAGACCCGGAGAAAATCGGTCAGACGGTCAACGGTGTGCCCATTTATTCCGAGGACGACAGCACAGCCAACCTTTTAAAGCGCATGAAGGTGCAGGAGATCATTATTGCTCTGCCGGACCTGACTGTGGAGCGCAAGCAGCGGCTATATGAGCGTTATCGCCGCACCGGGTGCTCCGTGAAAATATACGACTATCCCTCCGGAACGGAGGAAAAGTCTACGGCCAAGCGTACCCTGCGCGATTTTCGCATCGAGGACCTGCTGTTCCGGGATCCCATCGAGGTGGAGAATCCTGAGACGAAGGCTTTTTATGCCGGAAAAACCGTGCTGGTTACCGGCGGCGGTGGTTCTATCGGTTCGGAGCTTTGCCGTCAAATTGCGGCCCTGCAACCGAAGAAGCTGGTTATTTTAGATATTTATGAGAATAATGCCTACGATGTGCAGCAGGAGCTGATCCGTAAATACGGGGATAAGCTCAATCTGGAGGTCATCATCGCCTCTGTCCGGGATGTAGAGCGCTTGGAGCACATCTTCCGTGATCTGCGGCCCGAGATTGTGTTCCACGCCGCCGCTCACAAGCATGTGCCGCTGATGGAGCACTCCGGTGTGGAAGCACTGAAGAACAATGTGCTGGGTACATACAATGTGGCGGAGATGTCCGAAAAGTACGGCGTGGAAAAATTCCTGCTCATTTCCACCGACAAGGCTGTGAATCCCACCAATGTCATGGGTGCCAGTAAGCGTCTGTGTGAAATGGTCATCCAGTGCCGGGAAAACAGCAAAACGGAGTTTACGGCGGTGCGTTTTGGCAATGTATTGGGCAGTAACGGCTCGGTAATCCCCCTGTTTAAGCGCCAAATCGAAGCCGGCGGCCCGGTCACTCTTACGGATAAGCGTATCATCCGCTATTTTATGACCATTCCCGAGGCGGTGCAGTTGGTAATGGTCACCTGTGCCATGGCCCACAATGGGGAGCTGTTTGTGCTTGACATGGGTAAGCCTGTAAAAATTCTGGATCTGGCGGAAAATATGATCCGCCTGTCCGGCTTTACGCCCTATAAGGATATCGACATTGTGGAGATAGGCCTGCGTCCGGGCGAAAAGCTCTATGAGGAGCTGCTGATGAAGACAGAGGAGCTGGATAAGACCAGCAATGACATGATCTTCATTGAGCGGGATAAGGGCTTGCCCCGGGAGGAAGTAGAGCGCAAGCTGGACTTGGTGCGCCAGGCCATCGAGACGGAGGAGCAGTCCGCCGTGTTAGAGGTCATCCGCAAGACCGTGCCCACCTACCACGACCCGGCAGAAATTAACGGCAAGGCCGATCAGGCTCGGGAGACCGCTGCGGCTAACGAGTAA
- a CDS encoding valine--tRNA ligase, with protein sequence MRKELPKVYDPRDVEPRIYKMWMDGGCFKAEPNPDKKPFSIVMPPPNVTGQLHMGHALDSTLQDILTRFKRMQGYEALWLPGTDHAGIATQIKVEEALRKEEGLTRHDLGREKFLERVWDWKEKYGNRIVQQQMKMGASCDWDRSRFTMDEGCSRAVRETFCELYDKGLIYKGSRIINWCPHCLTALSDAEVEYTDKPGNLWYVRYPLTDGSGDIVIATTRPETMMGDTGVAVNPEDEKFKHLIGKTCILPIMNREIPIIGDEYCEIGFGTGAVKMTPAHDPNDFEVGLRHNLEVIRVIADDGTINENGGPYNGMDRYECRKAIVKDLEEQGYLIKAEPYSHNVGTCYRCHNDVEPLISAQWFVKMAPLAKEAIRVVEDGTIKFVPERFTKTYINWMENVHDWCISRQLWWGHQIPAWYCDDCGHINVSRQDPTKCEKCGSTHLTRDEDVLDTWFSSALWPFSTLGWPDTESADLKYWYPTSVMVTGYDIIFFWVARMIFSGMEQMKKEPFKTVFIHGLVRDEKGRKMSKSLGNGIDPLDMAEQYGADALRFNLITGNSPGNDMRFFVEKCEAMRNFANKIWNASRFVMMNLTIEKVELPDKLELEDKWILSKLNTLIREITDNMDAYELGVASAKIYDFIWDTYCDWYIELTKTRMNGDDPAAKLAAENVLCYVLLRILELLHPFMPFITEEIWQALPHEGKYLISAPWPVYRPEFDFRAEEQAMEAVKDAISAVRARRAEMNVPPSKKAQMIIASDHAEDYRMGEHFIKRMAYASDITVTDTAPTDLTGLVTVVTHGANVYLPLAELVDFEKELERIAKEREKAAENLARIEQKLSNEKFVSKAPEAIVNAEREKAEKARALIAKLDESAAAMRG encoded by the coding sequence ATGCGAAAAGAATTGCCCAAGGTCTATGATCCCCGGGATGTGGAGCCGCGGATCTATAAAATGTGGATGGACGGTGGATGCTTCAAGGCCGAGCCCAATCCTGATAAAAAACCGTTTTCCATCGTAATGCCCCCTCCCAATGTTACGGGACAGCTTCACATGGGTCACGCGCTTGACTCCACGCTTCAGGACATCCTCACCCGCTTTAAGCGGATGCAGGGCTACGAGGCCCTGTGGCTTCCAGGCACCGACCATGCCGGCATTGCCACCCAAATCAAGGTGGAGGAGGCCCTGCGCAAGGAGGAAGGACTTACTCGCCACGATCTGGGCCGCGAAAAATTCCTGGAGCGGGTCTGGGACTGGAAGGAGAAATATGGCAATCGCATCGTGCAGCAGCAGATGAAAATGGGCGCCTCCTGCGACTGGGATCGCAGTCGCTTTACCATGGACGAGGGCTGTTCTCGGGCGGTGCGGGAGACCTTCTGCGAGTTGTATGATAAGGGCCTCATTTACAAGGGCAGCCGCATCATCAATTGGTGTCCTCACTGCTTGACGGCTCTGTCCGACGCCGAGGTGGAATACACCGATAAGCCCGGCAACCTCTGGTATGTGCGTTATCCCCTTACCGACGGCAGCGGTGACATCGTCATTGCCACCACCCGTCCCGAGACCATGATGGGTGACACGGGTGTGGCTGTAAACCCGGAGGACGAGAAGTTTAAGCACCTTATCGGCAAGACCTGTATCCTGCCCATTATGAACCGAGAAATACCCATCATTGGCGACGAATACTGTGAGATCGGCTTCGGTACCGGCGCCGTAAAGATGACGCCTGCTCACGATCCCAATGACTTCGAGGTGGGCCTGCGCCACAATCTGGAAGTCATCCGCGTTATCGCCGATGACGGCACCATCAACGAAAACGGCGGCCCCTACAACGGTATGGACCGGTACGAGTGCCGCAAGGCCATCGTGAAGGATCTGGAGGAGCAGGGTTACCTCATTAAGGCTGAGCCCTATTCGCACAATGTTGGCACCTGCTACCGCTGCCACAACGATGTGGAGCCCTTGATTTCCGCCCAGTGGTTCGTGAAGATGGCACCTCTGGCCAAGGAAGCCATTCGTGTGGTGGAGGACGGTACGATCAAGTTTGTGCCCGAGCGCTTCACCAAGACCTATATTAATTGGATGGAAAATGTCCATGACTGGTGCATTTCCCGTCAGCTTTGGTGGGGCCATCAGATCCCTGCCTGGTACTGTGATGACTGCGGTCACATCAATGTGAGCCGCCAGGATCCCACAAAGTGCGAGAAGTGCGGCAGCACACACCTGACCCGGGATGAGGATGTGCTGGACACCTGGTTCTCCTCGGCACTGTGGCCGTTTTCCACTTTAGGCTGGCCCGATACGGAGTCCGCTGACCTGAAATACTGGTATCCCACCTCCGTCATGGTTACCGGCTACGACATTATTTTCTTCTGGGTGGCCCGAATGATCTTCTCCGGCATGGAGCAGATGAAGAAAGAACCCTTCAAGACTGTGTTTATCCACGGCCTTGTTCGGGATGAAAAGGGCCGAAAGATGTCTAAGTCCCTGGGTAATGGCATCGATCCCCTGGATATGGCGGAGCAGTACGGTGCCGATGCTCTGCGCTTTAACCTGATTACCGGTAACAGCCCCGGCAACGATATGCGCTTCTTTGTGGAAAAATGCGAAGCTATGCGTAACTTTGCCAATAAGATCTGGAACGCGTCCCGCTTTGTGATGATGAATCTGACCATCGAAAAGGTAGAGCTGCCCGATAAGCTGGAGCTGGAGGACAAGTGGATCCTCAGTAAGCTCAACACCCTTATCCGTGAGATCACGGACAATATGGACGCCTACGAGTTGGGTGTGGCTTCCGCCAAGATTTACGACTTCATTTGGGATACCTACTGTGACTGGTATATCGAGCTGACCAAGACCCGTATGAATGGCGACGACCCGGCTGCCAAGCTGGCAGCCGAGAATGTACTGTGCTATGTGTTGCTGCGTATTCTTGAGCTGCTGCACCCCTTCATGCCGTTTATTACGGAGGAAATCTGGCAGGCTCTGCCCCACGAGGGTAAATATCTCATTTCCGCGCCTTGGCCCGTGTACCGCCCGGAGTTTGACTTCCGAGCGGAGGAGCAGGCCATGGAAGCGGTGAAGGATGCTATTTCCGCTGTTCGTGCCCGTCGGGCTGAGATGAATGTGCCTCCCAGCAAGAAGGCCCAAATGATCATTGCCTCGGACCACGCAGAGGATTACCGCATGGGGGAGCATTTCATTAAACGCATGGCTTACGCCAGTGACATCACCGTGACGGATACGGCGCCCACCGACCTGACGGGGCTTGTCACCGTGGTGACCCATGGGGCCAATGTCTATCTGCCCTTGGCGGAGCTGGTGGATTTCGAGAAAGAACTGGAGCGCATTGCCAAGGAGAGGGAGAAGGCTGCTGAAAATCTGGCCCGTATCGAGCAGAAGCTCAGCAATGAAAAGTTTGTCTCCAAGGCTCCGGAGGCTATTGTAAATGCCGAGCGAGAGAAGGCGGAGAAGGCCCGGGCACTCATTGCCAAGCTGGATGAGTCTGCCGCAGCCATGAGAGGTTAA
- a CDS encoding STAS domain-containing protein (This anti-anti-sigma factor, or anti-sigma factor antagonist, belongs to a family that includes characterized members SpoIIAA, RsbV, RsfA, and RsfB.): MQVKAESIDRKLILHLRGELDHHAARQLMQHIARELEYALPLETELDFSGVTFMDSSGIAVALHTMQQMKQLGGKMRIGYPSAQVKKVFTAAGLQQLIELEEGHEK; the protein is encoded by the coding sequence ATGCAGGTCAAAGCAGAGAGTATCGATCGAAAACTGATCCTACACCTGCGGGGCGAGTTGGATCATCATGCGGCCAGACAACTTATGCAGCACATTGCCCGGGAGCTGGAGTACGCACTGCCGTTGGAGACAGAGCTGGATTTCTCCGGTGTAACATTTATGGACAGTTCCGGCATTGCCGTAGCATTGCACACGATGCAGCAGATGAAGCAACTAGGCGGAAAAATGCGCATAGGGTATCCATCGGCACAGGTGAAAAAAGTATTTACAGCCGCCGGATTGCAGCAACTCATTGAATTGGAGGAAGGACATGAAAAGTGA
- the spoIIAB gene encoding anti-sigma F factor — protein sequence MKSENQVVLEFPSRSSNESFARVAAAGFAMQLDPTLEELGDIKTAVSEAVTNAIIHGYPDCIGRIVMKLRIREGNVMEIIVKDWGVGIADVEQARKPMFTTGNDERSGMGFTIMESFMDTIRVKSAPQKGTTVTLKKRISTRMGERK from the coding sequence ATGAAAAGTGAAAATCAGGTCGTACTGGAGTTCCCCAGCCGCAGCAGCAATGAATCCTTTGCGCGGGTGGCGGCGGCGGGGTTCGCTATGCAGCTGGACCCAACGCTGGAAGAACTGGGTGACATCAAGACCGCTGTCAGTGAAGCAGTAACCAACGCTATTATTCACGGTTATCCCGATTGTATCGGGCGCATCGTCATGAAGCTGCGCATTCGAGAGGGAAATGTGATGGAAATCATTGTAAAGGATTGGGGCGTGGGCATTGCCGATGTAGAGCAAGCACGAAAACCTATGTTTACCACCGGCAACGATGAGCGCAGCGGTATGGGCTTTACCATTATGGAAAGCTTCATGGACACCATAAGGGTGAAATCAGCTCCTCAAAAGGGCACTACGGTTACACTGAAAAAACGAATTTCTACCCGCATGGGTGAGCGAAAATGA
- a CDS encoding sigma-70 family RNA polymerase sigma factor produces MSENRLALLDKAQSGDSDACGKMVEENSGLIWAVVRRYYGCGADPEDLYQLGCIGFIKAVKGFDITYGTQFSTYAVPKIAGEIRRFLRDDGPVKVGRTLREKGQSVWSARQRLRAALGREPKLSELAAETGWSAEEIATAELATAAPESLQQETAEGLTLESTLGTDAPEESLVEKIALREAIRDLPERERETIYLRFFKCMTQEQAARVLGVSQVQVSRLERKGVAHLREMLRE; encoded by the coding sequence ATGAGTGAAAACAGGCTGGCGCTGCTGGATAAAGCACAGTCGGGAGACAGCGATGCCTGCGGAAAAATGGTGGAGGAGAACAGCGGCCTGATCTGGGCCGTAGTGAGGCGCTACTATGGCTGCGGAGCGGACCCGGAGGATCTATATCAGCTCGGATGTATTGGATTCATAAAAGCTGTAAAGGGATTTGACATTACATATGGAACACAATTTTCCACCTATGCTGTGCCAAAAATTGCCGGAGAAATACGCCGGTTTCTGCGAGATGACGGGCCTGTGAAAGTGGGACGAACTCTACGAGAGAAGGGACAAAGCGTCTGGTCGGCCCGACAAAGATTGCGCGCTGCATTGGGAAGGGAGCCGAAGCTGTCAGAGCTGGCCGCAGAGACCGGCTGGAGCGCCGAGGAAATTGCCACGGCGGAGCTGGCCACCGCTGCACCGGAGTCGTTGCAGCAGGAGACGGCAGAGGGGCTGACACTGGAATCCACCTTGGGTACAGATGCGCCGGAGGAGTCGCTGGTGGAAAAAATTGCGCTGCGGGAGGCCATCCGGGACTTACCGGAGCGGGAGAGGGAAACCATCTATCTGCGTTTTTTTAAGTGCATGACCCAGGAGCAGGCGGCACGAGTATTGGGGGTGTCGCAGGTGCAGGTATCGCGTCTGGAGCGAAAGGGGGTAGCGCATCTGCGGGAGATGCTTCGGGAGTGA
- a CDS encoding TIGR03915 family putative DNA repair protein, whose protein sequence is MSWNDMIYEYDGTYEGFLCCIFESYVNKEFPIAFVSNEEFPVLSLYSIRAVETNLNHSDRIQRSLSSLSVKAAHLLYRAFYTCMDNKEAYLYAFVKKLYADGPQFLLCRSDSACYPLYKAVRHLSGELEKLRGFVRFSDYDGIMGAEITPKNRVLPFLRQYFCSRYAGEAFFLYDRTHGELLLYKDGRSRIIFVDSLTLAPPSPREAEYRKLWKTFFDTIAIRERHNERCQNTFLPKRYRSTMTEFQSETVVTPEASPADALPPFAPDAIPAPATPPILVPPAPGSCT, encoded by the coding sequence ATGTCTTGGAACGATATGATTTATGAATACGACGGCACCTACGAGGGCTTTCTCTGCTGTATATTCGAGAGTTATGTAAACAAAGAATTCCCCATTGCCTTTGTAAGCAACGAGGAATTCCCTGTTCTCTCCCTCTATTCTATTCGCGCCGTGGAGACGAACTTGAACCACAGCGACCGTATTCAGCGCAGCCTATCGTCCCTTTCCGTTAAGGCTGCGCATCTGCTCTACAGAGCTTTTTATACCTGCATGGATAATAAAGAAGCATACCTGTACGCTTTTGTGAAAAAGCTCTACGCCGACGGCCCTCAGTTTCTTCTCTGCCGATCGGACAGTGCCTGCTATCCTCTGTACAAGGCTGTGCGTCATCTCTCCGGTGAGTTGGAGAAGCTGCGGGGTTTTGTCCGTTTTTCAGACTACGACGGCATCATGGGTGCCGAGATTACGCCCAAGAATCGAGTGCTTCCCTTTCTACGGCAGTATTTTTGCAGCCGATACGCCGGGGAGGCTTTCTTCCTTTATGACCGCACTCATGGTGAGCTGCTTCTCTACAAGGACGGCCGCTCTCGCATCATCTTCGTGGATTCCCTGACCTTGGCACCGCCCAGCCCCCGGGAAGCAGAATACCGAAAGCTGTGGAAAACCTTTTTTGATACCATTGCAATCCGGGAGCGGCACAATGAGCGCTGCCAAAACACCTTTTTACCTAAGCGCTATCGCAGCACCATGACGGAGTTCCAATCCGAGACAGTTGTCACTCCCGAAGCATCTCCCGCAGATGCGCTACCCCCTTTCGCTCCAGACGCGATACCTGCACCTGCGACACCCCCAATACTCGTGCCGCCTGCTCCTGGGTCATGCACTTAA